From Halomicrobium salinisoli, the proteins below share one genomic window:
- a CDS encoding class I SAM-dependent methyltransferase: MARDGYRGTAARFYDVHARTFDRGDAAFYRRLASDVDGPVLELACGTGRVYLDLLRAGVDVDGLDRSADALAVLRERADADGRSPTVWQSDMTDFVVDREYALVYCPFNAVQHALTVEDQLALFRCVADVLAPGGRFVFDVFVPSFEIICEGYGDWETETVQFDGESHEFRTRTRIVDEVEQRFEVTNELRDGDGALVFEESLPLALLPKPHVELLAHLSPFEDWRVDGGFDGKPIADGDEIQVWTLEKGKQ, translated from the coding sequence ATGGCTCGCGACGGCTACCGGGGTACCGCAGCGCGCTTCTACGACGTCCACGCCCGCACGTTCGACCGCGGGGACGCGGCCTTCTATCGACGATTGGCATCCGACGTAGACGGTCCCGTCCTCGAACTCGCCTGTGGGACCGGTCGGGTGTACCTCGACCTGCTCCGGGCCGGAGTCGACGTCGACGGACTCGACAGGTCTGCGGACGCCCTCGCCGTCCTCCGCGAGAGAGCGGACGCCGACGGCCGCTCGCCGACCGTCTGGCAGTCGGACATGACCGATTTCGTTGTCGACCGCGAATACGCACTGGTCTACTGTCCGTTCAACGCCGTCCAGCACGCGCTCACCGTCGAGGACCAGCTCGCCCTCTTCCGGTGCGTCGCCGACGTGCTGGCCCCCGGCGGCCGGTTCGTCTTCGACGTGTTCGTCCCCTCCTTCGAGATCATCTGCGAGGGGTACGGCGACTGGGAGACCGAGACGGTCCAGTTCGACGGCGAGTCGCACGAGTTCCGCACGCGGACCCGTATCGTCGACGAGGTCGAACAGCGGTTCGAGGTGACGAACGAACTCCGCGACGGCGACGGTGCCCTCGTCTTCGAGGAGTCGCTCCCGCTGGCGCTGCTCCCGAAGCCCCACGTCGAACTGCTCGCCCACCTGTCCCCGTTCGAGGACTGGCGCGTGGACGGCGGCTTCGACGGCAAACCGATCGCCGACGGTGACGAGATCCAGGTGTGGACGTTAGAGAAGGGGAAGCAGTAG
- a CDS encoding CheF family chemotaxis protein, translating into MSESVIADFVGQFNAEVMTRTEPVQGRVLLSQKRMVLAANEDDKLTIPLSAVFDVAVGHVPPDLGDFFQSTVTVAFERGGQRSVAVVEADDDKIEKFSTVLFKAIINGTETSVTEQARVGGRVTDEGFKSAKLFVEAGTVEFRRPDGTFAVSLETVTDFERGQREIAGEDRPVLTFRHMKDGRAVTTVAAVPSSRKLSILGRYLRLEYTDLVQELEDVELTDDKTELLVAMYSTGDTEGMPLASVVGKDGSEVTMLLRDLQEDGLVQDSPDGPALTPKGEVVASKHLEDVNQ; encoded by the coding sequence ATGTCGGAGTCCGTCATCGCCGATTTCGTGGGGCAGTTCAACGCCGAGGTGATGACCCGGACCGAGCCGGTGCAGGGGCGGGTCCTCCTCAGCCAGAAGCGCATGGTCCTGGCCGCCAACGAGGACGACAAACTGACGATTCCGCTCTCCGCCGTCTTCGACGTCGCAGTCGGCCACGTTCCGCCGGACCTGGGCGACTTCTTCCAGTCGACCGTCACCGTCGCCTTCGAGCGGGGCGGCCAGCGCTCGGTCGCCGTCGTCGAGGCCGACGACGACAAGATCGAGAAGTTCTCGACGGTGCTGTTCAAGGCCATCATCAACGGCACCGAGACGTCCGTCACGGAGCAGGCGCGGGTGGGCGGTCGCGTCACCGACGAGGGGTTCAAAAGCGCGAAGTTGTTCGTCGAGGCCGGCACCGTCGAGTTCCGCCGGCCCGACGGCACCTTCGCCGTCTCCCTCGAGACGGTGACCGACTTCGAGCGGGGACAGCGCGAGATCGCCGGCGAGGACCGTCCCGTGCTGACCTTCCGACACATGAAGGACGGCCGGGCCGTCACCACCGTCGCCGCCGTGCCCTCCTCGCGGAAGCTGTCGATCCTCGGGCGCTACCTCCGCCTTGAGTACACCGACCTGGTTCAGGAGCTCGAGGACGTCGAACTCACCGACGACAAGACGGAGCTGCTGGTCGCGATGTACTCCACCGGGGACACGGAGGGCATGCCGCTGGCCAGCGTCGTCGGCAAGGACGGCTCCGAGGTCACGATGCTCCTGCGCGACCTCCAGGAGGACGGCCTCGTCCAGGACTCCCCCGACGGCCCCGCGCTCACCCCCAAGGGCGAGGTCGTCGCCAGCAAGCACCTGGAAGACGTCAATCAGTAA
- a CDS encoding DUF7112 family protein, giving the protein MADRLPSDHEAVETHRVTVASVGRTDRPRVELPDDLDVDEGDVVRLVLDGEEYHARVDAALDGSLVVSHVADNARLAREGDGENRLAEWVDGSEVALGGSAHLDVVTAGYKYGLREPGTRVVYSATDAPDSSLADIASDLDG; this is encoded by the coding sequence GTGGCCGATCGGCTGCCGAGCGACCACGAGGCGGTCGAGACCCACCGCGTGACGGTCGCCAGCGTCGGCCGGACGGACCGCCCCAGGGTCGAACTTCCCGACGACCTCGACGTCGACGAGGGCGACGTGGTCCGGCTGGTGCTCGACGGCGAGGAGTACCACGCCCGCGTCGACGCCGCGCTCGACGGGAGCCTCGTGGTGAGCCACGTCGCCGACAACGCGCGCCTGGCCCGCGAGGGCGACGGCGAGAACCGCCTCGCCGAGTGGGTCGACGGAAGCGAGGTCGCGCTCGGCGGCTCGGCCCACCTCGACGTGGTCACGGCCGGCTACAAGTACGGCCTGCGCGAGCCGGGCACGCGCGTCGTCTACAGCGCGACGGACGCCCCCGACTCGTCGCTGGCGGACATCGCGAGCGACCTCGACGGGTAG
- a CDS encoding 30S ribosomal protein S6e produces MAEFTVAVSDPEDGTTYQIDVDGQDANRFIGREIGEEVDGGAVGLDGYTLELTGGSDDAGRPMRPDVRGDDLKSILTDGGVGFNPTRDGERKRITVRGREVSDATAQVNAKIAERGSDDVDDLLGDGDDE; encoded by the coding sequence TCTCCGACCCGGAGGACGGCACCACGTACCAGATCGACGTGGACGGACAGGACGCAAACCGCTTCATCGGTCGCGAGATCGGCGAGGAGGTCGACGGCGGCGCCGTCGGCCTCGACGGCTACACGCTCGAGCTGACCGGCGGCTCCGACGACGCCGGCCGACCGATGCGACCGGACGTCCGCGGGGACGACCTCAAGTCGATTCTCACCGACGGCGGCGTCGGCTTCAACCCGACCCGCGACGGCGAGCGCAAGCGCATCACCGTCCGCGGCCGCGAGGTCTCCGACGCGACGGCGCAGGTCAACGCGAAGATCGCCGAGCGCGGCAGCGACGACGTCGACGACCTCCTGGGCGACGGCGACGACGAGTAA